The following proteins are encoded in a genomic region of Roseinatronobacter sp. S2:
- a CDS encoding complex I subunit 5 family protein — MTALYTGSLMPLAVLVWPLLVGLVPLVPRWRAGALRVLPLAPLPALAFAAAGAPGTIDLPDLLLGVHLAAVPGGALLLGMTALVWTVAGVHAALTLKSGMQAGNFVGFWCLTLAGNLGVFLAGDVVTFYLAFAAVSLAAWFLVVHERTQKALAAGKLYITLAVLGEAALLIGLMIGAAAAEDLQITSVRAALPDAPLGQVGLAALIVGFGIKAGMVPLHLWLPVAHPAAPVPGSAVLSGAIVKAGLIGMVLFLPDGSGWGTMLIVAGLTGGFWAALWGVTQRNPKAVLAYSTVSQMGLMLMLAGAGSGGLAYYALHHGLAKAALFLCVGVMAAATTPRQRSATLVVAAAVALSVAGLPLTGGALAKLGGKDGLPVALALALTLSGVTTTLVLGWFLMRLDQHAAKPAAKPAGPHLWRGVFSGAALLAGLALALPWVLWAGAMGLPAGYPVRGANVLAGLWPVLAGLCAVAVIKRWALPAQPPGDVLALFQGLRGWAAFPAWPGGQRLRHARSIRRPALRALLRAKAAEDRMRRWPRAGVVLIAAALVFAGLIGVARW; from the coding sequence ATGACGGCGCTTTATACGGGATCGCTTATGCCGCTGGCCGTGCTTGTCTGGCCGCTGTTGGTCGGGCTGGTGCCATTGGTGCCGCGCTGGCGGGCGGGGGCGCTGCGGGTGCTGCCGCTGGCCCCGCTGCCTGCGCTGGCTTTTGCAGCGGCAGGCGCGCCGGGCACGATAGATCTGCCCGATCTGCTGCTGGGGGTGCATCTGGCCGCCGTCCCGGGGGGCGCGCTGCTGCTGGGCATGACCGCGCTGGTCTGGACCGTGGCAGGGGTGCATGCGGCGCTGACCCTGAAATCCGGCATGCAGGCGGGCAATTTCGTGGGGTTCTGGTGCCTGACGCTGGCAGGCAATCTGGGTGTGTTTCTGGCGGGCGACGTTGTCACCTTTTATCTGGCATTTGCGGCGGTATCACTGGCGGCGTGGTTTCTGGTGGTGCATGAGCGCACGCAAAAGGCGCTGGCGGCAGGCAAGCTGTATATCACGCTTGCAGTGCTGGGCGAAGCGGCGCTGCTGATCGGTTTGATGATTGGCGCGGCGGCCGCCGAAGACCTGCAAATAACATCGGTGCGCGCGGCACTGCCGGACGCGCCGCTGGGGCAGGTCGGACTGGCTGCGCTGATTGTGGGGTTCGGGATCAAGGCGGGGATGGTTCCTTTGCATCTGTGGCTGCCGGTTGCGCATCCGGCAGCACCTGTGCCCGGGTCGGCGGTGCTGTCGGGTGCGATCGTCAAGGCTGGGCTTATCGGCATGGTTTTGTTCCTGCCTGACGGGTCTGGCTGGGGCACTATGCTGATTGTGGCGGGGCTTACAGGTGGGTTCTGGGCGGCGCTTTGGGGCGTGACCCAGCGCAACCCGAAGGCGGTGCTGGCCTATTCGACGGTCAGCCAGATGGGGCTGATGCTGATGCTTGCGGGCGCAGGGTCGGGCGGGTTGGCCTATTATGCGCTGCATCACGGGCTTGCCAAGGCCGCCTTGTTCCTGTGCGTGGGCGTGATGGCTGCGGCCACGACCCCGCGCCAGCGCAGCGCGACGCTGGTGGTTGCCGCCGCTGTCGCGCTTTCTGTGGCGGGATTGCCGTTGACGGGCGGGGCGTTGGCCAAGCTGGGCGGCAAGGACGGGTTGCCCGTGGCGCTGGCGCTGGCGCTGACACTTAGCGGGGTTACCACCACGCTGGTTCTGGGCTGGTTCCTTATGCGGCTTGACCAGCATGCTGCAAAACCCGCCGCAAAACCCGCAGGGCCGCATCTTTGGCGGGGCGTGTTTTCCGGCGCGGCACTTCTGGCGGGGCTGGCCCTTGCCCTGCCATGGGTGCTTTGGGCGGGGGCTATGGGCCTGCCTGCCGGTTATCCTGTGCGCGGGGCCAATGTGCTTGCGGGGCTTTGGCCTGTCTTGGCCGGGCTGTGCGCGGTTGCGGTGATAAAAAGATGGGCACTGCCCGCCCAGCCCCCCGGTGATGTGCTTGCGCTGTTTCAGGGGCTGCGGGGCTGGGCGGCGTTTCCTGCATGGCCCGGCGGCCAGCGCTTACGCCACGCGCGCAGCATCAGACGCCCGGCGCTGCGCGCCTTGCTGCGCGCAAAAGCCGCCGAAGACCGCATGCGACGCTGGCCGCGCGCTGGCGTGGTGCTGATTGCGGCGGCGTTGGTCTTTGCGGGCCTGATCGGGGTGGCGCGCTGGTGA
- a CDS encoding ABC transporter permease: MARSRFSITRLPGFGLIAILTFVMLYLPIVILVAFSFNEGISQSRWEGFSLQWYQAAFNNAQVRDVSLRSLWLAVTAASFATILATLAALGTTRVGRFPGQTMIYALINQPLMVPEIVTGIALLIFVAAIKVQTGYTGMGYLVAAHTAFCIPFAYLPIRARLETLDHALEAAAADLYASPIQAFRYITLPLMVPGILAGFMLGFVISLDTVVITEFVKSAGQDTLPTYMLGQLRRTVTPEMNAIATLFLALSLMIVTAFFFITRTRGR; the protein is encoded by the coding sequence GTGGCTAGATCACGTTTTTCCATCACCCGACTGCCGGGCTTCGGGCTTATCGCAATCCTGACCTTTGTGATGTTGTATCTGCCGATCGTCATTCTGGTGGCGTTTTCCTTCAATGAAGGCATTTCGCAATCGCGCTGGGAAGGGTTTTCACTGCAATGGTATCAGGCGGCGTTCAACAATGCGCAGGTGCGCGATGTGTCGCTGCGCTCGCTCTGGCTGGCCGTTACGGCAGCCAGCTTCGCAACGATCCTTGCAACGCTGGCCGCGCTTGGCACAACCCGAGTGGGCCGTTTTCCGGGCCAGACAATGATCTATGCCCTGATCAATCAACCGCTGATGGTGCCCGAAATCGTGACCGGTATTGCGCTTTTGATCTTCGTGGCCGCGATCAAGGTGCAAACCGGCTATACAGGCATGGGCTATCTGGTGGCCGCGCATACCGCGTTTTGCATACCGTTTGCCTATCTGCCCATCCGCGCGCGGCTGGAAACACTTGATCACGCGCTGGAGGCCGCTGCGGCAGATCTTTACGCATCACCCATACAGGCGTTTCGGTATATTACGCTGCCCCTGATGGTGCCGGGCATTCTGGCAGGGTTCATGCTGGGGTTTGTTATTTCGCTTGATACGGTGGTGATCACGGAATTCGTGAAATCTGCCGGGCAGGACACGCTGCCCACCTACATGCTTGGCCAGCTTCGCCGGACAGTCACCCCCGAAATGAACGCCATTGCTACACTGTTCCTCGCGCTGTCGCTGATGATTGTGACGGCCTTCTTCTTCATCACCCGCACGCGCGGGCGATGA
- a CDS encoding ABC-F family ATP-binding cassette domain-containing protein — MPASVSLSGLCWSTPNNTPLFTDLDLTFGPERTGIVGRNGTGKSTLLRLICGDLHPVSGQVQVSGTLAMMRQDAQEQPDSTIADLLDVRPALDLLDRAEAGRAGACELADADWTLPARIEAALLKCGLPISPQTPLATLSGGQRSRAALAALVLAEPDFMLLDEPTNNLDRGGRRAVIDLIRGWKTGAIIVSHDRELLEEMDAIVELSALGAARYGGNYSAFRHIKDTELDAAARDLAHAEKSRKDTARRAQQAAERKARKDSAGHKARAKGDQPKIVLDAAKSRAEASGGAGARLRDARREAAEEALSAARAKIEVLQPLHMDIPSTHLPTGKTVLRLDNVTGGHDPDRPVIRNLSLTVTGPERILIAGPNGSGKTTLLRLITGQIMPQGGVLDLMVPFSMLDQHVRLLNPSQTLRENFQQLNPAADAQQAHAALARFGFRAADALRPARALSGGEHLRAGLACALGGTPPPGLLILDEPTNHLDLDGIAALEGALASYDGAVLLISHDEAFVRSVRPDRTIQLGA; from the coding sequence ATGCCTGCATCTGTTTCCCTGTCCGGCCTGTGTTGGTCAACGCCCAACAACACGCCGCTTTTCACTGACCTCGACCTGACCTTCGGGCCTGAACGCACCGGCATTGTCGGACGCAATGGAACCGGCAAAAGCACGCTTCTGCGCCTGATTTGCGGCGATCTGCATCCGGTATCGGGTCAGGTGCAGGTGTCCGGCACCCTCGCTATGATGCGACAGGACGCGCAGGAACAGCCCGACAGCACCATCGCCGATCTGCTTGATGTGCGCCCAGCGCTGGACCTGCTGGACAGGGCCGAAGCAGGCCGAGCGGGGGCCTGTGAACTGGCCGACGCGGACTGGACACTGCCCGCCCGCATAGAGGCTGCATTGTTGAAATGTGGCCTGCCAATCAGTCCGCAGACGCCACTGGCCACATTATCAGGTGGTCAGCGCAGCCGTGCAGCGCTGGCCGCCCTGGTCCTTGCAGAACCGGATTTCATGTTGCTGGACGAGCCTACGAACAATCTTGATCGTGGCGGTCGCAGGGCGGTCATCGACCTTATCCGGGGCTGGAAAACTGGTGCGATTATTGTCAGTCATGATCGCGAGCTTCTGGAGGAAATGGATGCCATCGTGGAACTAAGCGCGCTTGGCGCAGCCCGCTATGGCGGGAATTACAGCGCGTTCCGGCACATCAAGGACACGGAACTGGACGCAGCCGCGCGCGACCTTGCCCATGCGGAAAAGTCCAGAAAGGACACCGCCCGCCGCGCCCAACAAGCCGCAGAGCGTAAGGCGCGCAAGGATAGTGCGGGACACAAGGCACGGGCGAAAGGTGATCAGCCCAAAATCGTGCTGGATGCAGCGAAGAGCCGTGCCGAAGCGTCTGGCGGTGCGGGTGCACGTCTGCGTGACGCACGGCGCGAGGCCGCAGAAGAGGCATTATCCGCAGCCCGCGCAAAGATTGAAGTTTTGCAACCGTTGCATATGGACATTCCGTCAACACATCTGCCGACCGGCAAGACGGTGCTGCGGCTGGACAATGTGACTGGCGGGCATGATCCTGACCGCCCGGTTATCCGCAATCTGTCGCTAACGGTCACCGGCCCTGAACGCATCCTGATTGCGGGGCCGAATGGCAGCGGCAAGACGACCCTTCTTAGGCTTATAACCGGCCAGATCATGCCGCAGGGCGGGGTTCTGGACCTTATGGTCCCGTTCTCGATGCTGGATCAGCATGTCAGGCTACTGAACCCGTCGCAGACCTTGCGCGAGAATTTTCAGCAACTAAACCCCGCAGCGGATGCGCAACAGGCGCATGCTGCGTTGGCGCGGTTCGGGTTTCGCGCCGCCGATGCGTTGCGACCGGCACGCGCGTTAAGCGGCGGCGAGCACTTGCGCGCCGGTCTGGCCTGCGCCCTTGGGGGCACCCCGCCACCCGGTTTGCTGATACTGGACGAACCGACGAACCACCTTGATCTGGATGGCATTGCAGCGCTGGAGGGCGCGCTGGCATCCTATGACGGTGCAGTGCTGCTTATAAGCCATGATGAAGCGTTCGTCAGGTCGGTCAGACCCGACAGAACCATTCAGCTTGGGGCGTGA
- a CDS encoding hydrogenase subunit MbhD domain-containing protein has protein sequence MSLALDLALCALILGAALATVAGGAVFRAVIFFITYGLFLAIGWARLGAFDVALAEAAIGAGLTGVLLLAAHGRLRRMQAGDAPPPAGLNLPAALAGAGMALALGWAWFALPVPATPDIAQALPRSGVGNPVTAVLLNFRAWDTLLESIVLLAALLGVWMLARNDDWNAPLGPRYHALSGGVLVNFGRFLPPIGLCFGVYLVWAGADYIGGAFQGGTVLAAVGLVALMANVVRPPRVSYALLRVAVVVGPAVFLLAGLLAAGFGGAFLTLPPALAKPVILVIEAALTISIAVTLALLVIGPPDDAGRSS, from the coding sequence ATGAGCCTTGCGCTGGACCTTGCGCTTTGTGCCCTGATCCTGGGCGCGGCCCTTGCAACGGTGGCGGGTGGGGCTGTGTTTCGTGCGGTTATATTCTTCATAACCTACGGGCTTTTTCTGGCCATCGGCTGGGCGCGGCTGGGCGCGTTTGATGTGGCGCTGGCCGAAGCCGCGATTGGTGCGGGGCTGACCGGCGTGTTGCTTCTGGCCGCGCATGGGCGGCTGCGACGGATGCAAGCGGGTGATGCGCCGCCACCCGCCGGTCTGAACCTGCCTGCCGCACTTGCGGGCGCTGGGATGGCGCTTGCGCTGGGCTGGGCGTGGTTTGCATTGCCGGTCCCGGCCACGCCCGATATTGCGCAGGCGCTGCCCCGGTCGGGGGTTGGCAATCCGGTAACGGCGGTGTTGCTGAACTTTCGGGCATGGGACACATTGCTGGAAAGCATTGTGTTGCTTGCGGCGCTGCTTGGGGTCTGGATGCTGGCGCGCAATGATGACTGGAACGCCCCGCTGGGGCCGCGCTATCATGCGCTGTCGGGCGGTGTGCTGGTTAATTTTGGCCGGTTTCTGCCCCCGATCGGGCTTTGCTTCGGGGTGTATCTGGTCTGGGCGGGCGCGGATTATATCGGCGGTGCATTTCAGGGCGGCACGGTGCTGGCCGCCGTCGGGCTGGTGGCGCTGATGGCCAATGTGGTGCGCCCGCCGCGTGTGTCATACGCCCTGTTGCGGGTGGCGGTTGTTGTCGGGCCAGCGGTGTTTTTGTTGGCGGGCCTGCTGGCGGCGGGGTTCGGCGGGGCCTTCCTGACCCTGCCGCCCGCGCTGGCAAAGCCCGTCATTCTGGTGATCGAGGCCGCGCTTACCATCTCTATTGCCGTGACGCTGGCATTGCTGGTCATTGGCCCGCCTGATGATGCGGGGCGATCATCATGA
- a CDS encoding complex I subunit 5 family protein yields the protein MTAALPVLVLLTSLIPAGVTFFLAQDSHGLRNTLNLGGAVLKLGLIVWMLFAVAGGASYETTLPLAPGLVMLLRVDALALLFISLSATLWFLTTIYAIAYFGAKPELSRFFGFFSLCVAATTGLALSGSLISFFIFFELLTLSTWPLVAHKQDKPSLSAARVYLAYALPGSAALLWAIIWLESATGPVLFTDPPDLSALDPYALRTIFALFIIGVGVKAALVPLHGWLPAAMAAPAPVSALLHAVAVVKAGAFGVVRIIYDVFGAANVIALGVGVPLAALASVTIIWGSVRALQQDEIKKRLAYSTVSQVSYIVLGAALASPLAMIGGLVHLIHQGLMKITLFFCAGIYDERAGVKKITGLNGMGQRLPWTSVCFSLGAMGMIGLPPLAGFVSKFYLGLGGLQAGAPWVLGVLAASTLLNAAYFLPLLYRLWFLPAAPDATGNERAPALVIPAVVTAAAAVGVGLLAASPISPLGWATLIVTREYGP from the coding sequence ATGACCGCCGCCCTACCCGTGCTGGTCCTGCTGACCTCGCTGATACCTGCGGGTGTGACATTCTTTCTGGCGCAGGACAGCCACGGTTTGCGCAACACCCTTAATCTGGGCGGTGCGGTGCTGAAGCTGGGGTTGATTGTCTGGATGCTGTTTGCCGTGGCGGGCGGCGCCAGCTATGAAACCACGCTGCCCCTTGCCCCCGGTCTGGTGATGCTGCTGCGGGTGGATGCGCTGGCGCTGCTGTTCATTTCACTGTCTGCAACATTGTGGTTTCTGACCACGATCTATGCCATTGCCTATTTCGGGGCCAAGCCGGAATTGTCGCGCTTTTTCGGGTTTTTCAGCCTGTGTGTGGCGGCGACAACGGGGCTGGCGCTGTCCGGCTCGCTGATCTCGTTTTTCATCTTCTTTGAATTGCTGACGCTGTCCACATGGCCGCTGGTTGCGCATAAGCAAGACAAGCCGTCCCTGTCGGCGGCGCGGGTTTATCTGGCCTATGCGTTGCCGGGGTCTGCGGCATTGCTGTGGGCGATTATCTGGCTGGAAAGCGCCACGGGGCCGGTGCTGTTCACCGACCCCCCAGACCTGAGCGCGCTGGACCCATACGCGCTGCGCACCATTTTCGCGCTGTTCATAATCGGCGTGGGGGTCAAGGCCGCGCTGGTGCCGCTGCATGGCTGGTTGCCCGCCGCAATGGCCGCGCCCGCGCCGGTATCGGCGCTGTTGCATGCGGTGGCGGTGGTCAAGGCGGGCGCGTTCGGGGTTGTGCGCATCATTTATGATGTGTTCGGCGCGGCCAATGTCATCGCCCTTGGGGTGGGTGTGCCGCTGGCCGCCCTTGCATCTGTCACCATCATCTGGGGGTCTGTGCGCGCCTTGCAGCAAGACGAGATCAAGAAACGGCTGGCGTATTCGACCGTCAGTCAGGTCAGCTACATCGTGCTGGGTGCGGCGCTGGCCAGCCCGTTGGCGATGATTGGCGGGTTGGTGCATCTGATCCATCAGGGCTTGATGAAAATCACGTTGTTTTTCTGCGCGGGCATCTATGACGAACGCGCGGGCGTCAAGAAAATTACCGGCCTGAACGGCATGGGACAACGCTTGCCGTGGACGTCGGTGTGTTTCAGTCTGGGGGCTATGGGAATGATCGGGCTGCCGCCGCTGGCGGGGTTTGTCAGCAAATTCTATCTTGGCCTTGGGGGGCTTCAGGCTGGCGCGCCCTGGGTGTTGGGCGTGCTTGCTGCATCGACGCTGCTGAATGCGGCCTATTTCCTGCCCCTGCTATACAGGCTGTGGTTTCTGCCCGCCGCGCCTGATGCTACGGGGAATGAACGCGCACCGGCGCTGGTTATTCCTGCGGTGGTCACTGCGGCGGCGGCGGTGGGCGTGGGCCTGCTTGCGGCCAGCCCGATCAGCCCGCTGGGCTGGGCCACGCTGATTGTCACGCGGGAGTATGGGCCATGA
- a CDS encoding ABC transporter permease, translating to MRGHGWKWLLCTPALIVLLLAASGPLLIVAVYSLLSPGNMGGVVWDFSLEAWFRVFFRRDIFEPDQVELNTAHLQVFWRSVWLSLQTTFICAFLGFPTAWFIATRPRHTRTVWLFLITIPFWTNLLIRTFAIQEMIRNNGTINAVLIWTGVIDSPIQMMFTEFAVLLGMAYVFLPLMVLPLYAAMEKMDFSLVEAGYDLYASRLNVLWHVILPQVKPGFIAGSILVFIPAIGAYVTPRILGGGRTMMLGNLIALQFGQGRNWPLGAALALLMLVMVVGALIFYLRVVGRNDEVRRG from the coding sequence ATGCGCGGGCATGGTTGGAAATGGCTGCTTTGTACCCCTGCGTTGATCGTGCTGTTGCTGGCAGCGTCCGGCCCCTTGCTGATCGTGGCGGTGTATTCACTCCTCAGCCCCGGGAATATGGGCGGTGTGGTCTGGGATTTTTCCCTTGAAGCATGGTTTCGCGTGTTTTTCCGCCGCGACATTTTCGAACCTGATCAGGTAGAACTGAACACCGCGCACCTTCAGGTCTTCTGGCGGTCGGTCTGGCTGTCGCTGCAAACCACATTCATTTGTGCGTTCCTTGGCTTTCCGACGGCTTGGTTCATCGCAACCCGCCCCCGCCACACCCGCACCGTCTGGTTGTTCCTGATCACAATCCCCTTCTGGACCAACCTGCTGATCCGCACCTTCGCGATTCAGGAAATGATCCGCAACAATGGCACAATCAACGCGGTGCTGATCTGGACCGGTGTTATCGACAGTCCGATCCAGATGATGTTCACCGAATTTGCAGTGCTTCTGGGCATGGCATATGTGTTCCTGCCCTTGATGGTCCTGCCGCTATATGCCGCAATGGAGAAGATGGATTTCAGTCTGGTCGAGGCAGGCTATGATCTGTATGCCAGCCGGTTGAATGTGCTGTGGCATGTCATTTTGCCGCAAGTGAAGCCGGGGTTCATAGCGGGGTCCATCCTTGTTTTCATTCCCGCAATCGGGGCCTATGTCACGCCGCGCATTCTGGGTGGCGGGCGCACGATGATGCTGGGCAACCTGATCGCGTTGCAATTCGGGCAGGGACGAAACTGGCCGCTTGGCGCGGCGCTGGCGCTTTTGATGCTGGTCATGGTTGTGGGGGCGTTGATCTTTTATCTGCGCGTCGTTGGCCGGAATGATGAGGTGCGCCGTGGCTAG
- a CDS encoding extracellular solute-binding protein, whose amino-acid sequence MKKITGWVSAALLGTTALASAEGVVNLYNWGNYTNPEILERFTAETGIEVTLTDFDSNDTALARIRQGGHGFDIVVPSDTYIDTWVSEGLFQPLDREIVTNLGNIAPQWVDVPFDPGREYTVPWAWGTTGVIVDTSVYSGDINNIELIIDPPAELQGRINVIPEMSDVMAMTIYYHGGERCTTDRDTLRAVRDSLMSAKPHWLALDYGAVDSYAAGDFAAGIYWNGASMRVRLQNDNFAYGYPATGYPIWMDNAAVLADAPNPENAMKFINFVLQPEIAALISNFARYSNGVTGSEEFMDEEMRNAPEINVPAEQAEAGRWGQACAQDVNDIHTQIWTELMQ is encoded by the coding sequence ATGAAAAAAATAACAGGATGGGTCAGTGCGGCCCTGCTGGGCACCACAGCCCTTGCAAGCGCCGAAGGTGTCGTGAACCTTTACAACTGGGGGAACTACACCAACCCCGAAATTCTGGAACGCTTCACTGCCGAGACAGGAATAGAGGTCACATTGACCGATTTCGACAGCAACGATACCGCACTTGCGCGTATTCGTCAGGGCGGGCATGGCTTCGACATTGTCGTTCCATCAGACACCTATATCGACACATGGGTGTCCGAAGGGCTGTTTCAGCCGCTCGACCGCGAGATTGTCACCAATCTGGGCAACATCGCGCCACAATGGGTGGATGTGCCATTTGATCCGGGCCGTGAATATACGGTTCCATGGGCCTGGGGGACAACAGGCGTGATTGTGGATACGTCGGTCTACAGCGGTGATATCAACAATATCGAGCTGATTATTGACCCGCCCGCCGAATTGCAGGGCCGGATCAATGTTATCCCGGAAATGTCCGATGTGATGGCGATGACGATCTATTATCATGGCGGTGAACGTTGCACGACCGACCGCGATACCTTGCGCGCCGTGCGCGATAGCCTGATGTCGGCCAAGCCGCATTGGCTGGCCCTCGATTACGGTGCCGTTGACAGCTATGCTGCGGGCGATTTTGCCGCAGGCATCTACTGGAACGGCGCATCAATGCGTGTGCGACTGCAAAACGATAATTTCGCCTATGGCTACCCCGCGACCGGATATCCGATCTGGATGGACAATGCAGCCGTGCTCGCCGATGCGCCGAACCCTGAAAATGCAATGAAATTCATCAACTTTGTCTTGCAGCCCGAAATAGCCGCACTCATCTCCAATTTTGCGCGCTACTCGAACGGTGTCACCGGGTCTGAAGAATTTATGGACGAAGAAATGCGCAACGCACCAGAGATCAATGTGCCCGCAGAACAGGCAGAAGCAGGGCGCTGGGGGCAGGCCTGCGCGCAAGACGTCAATGACATCCACACCCAGATATGGACAGAACTGATGCAGTAA
- a CDS encoding complex I subunit 5 family protein: MSALVIVLTLPLMTALTVLLLPARARVPVVLASSALIVLAAGALVLAVWHGGPVTLAVGGWAPPLGIALRADGLAAALIMMSALVMGAVALAAQFELTPDRVGVRMGFGFWPLMLLLWGALNAVYLSRDLFNLYVGIELLSLAAVALVALSGSAQALAAALRYMIFALAGSLLYLAGVVLAYGAHGTLDIGLLAVRVPAHTDALALALMTAGLLAKTALFPFHVWLPPAHAGAPAPASALLSALVPKASFLILIRLWFEAMPDLASGAALLVLAALGAIAVIWGGVLALVQKRLKLIIAYSTVAQLGYLFFIFPLAGGDGSAQPWAAGAWTGAMFQALSHGLAKAAMFLTAGIYIAAIGSDRLGDLRGLARSLPMTGFAFALAAITLMGLPPSGGFTAKYLLMTSAFAAGQWPWALVLAGGGVLAAAYLYRPIAALFAQGARTPARPIPRVWQAVPLVLAALSILLGLLSAIPFDLLQIGRPAPAQEGL, translated from the coding sequence ATGAGTGCGCTTGTGATCGTTCTGACACTGCCGCTGATGACGGCGCTGACGGTGCTGTTGTTGCCTGCGCGCGCCCGCGTGCCTGTGGTGCTGGCCAGTTCGGCCCTGATCGTTCTGGCGGCGGGGGCGCTGGTCCTTGCCGTGTGGCATGGCGGGCCGGTTACACTGGCGGTGGGGGGCTGGGCACCACCGCTTGGCATTGCGCTGCGCGCCGACGGGCTGGCTGCGGCCCTGATTATGATGAGTGCGCTTGTCATGGGCGCCGTGGCACTGGCCGCACAGTTCGAGTTGACGCCCGACAGGGTTGGCGTGCGCATGGGTTTCGGGTTCTGGCCGCTGATGTTGCTGCTTTGGGGGGCGCTGAACGCGGTCTATCTGTCGCGCGATCTGTTCAACCTGTATGTCGGGATCGAATTGCTTAGCCTTGCGGCGGTCGCGCTGGTCGCGCTTTCGGGTTCTGCGCAGGCTTTGGCGGCGGCCCTGCGGTATATGATCTTTGCGCTGGCGGGGTCGCTTTTGTATCTGGCAGGCGTGGTTCTGGCATATGGCGCGCATGGCACGCTGGATATCGGGTTGCTGGCGGTGCGGGTGCCTGCGCACACCGATGCGCTGGCGCTGGCGCTTATGACGGCAGGGCTGCTGGCCAAGACGGCGCTGTTTCCGTTCCATGTCTGGCTTCCGCCCGCACATGCAGGGGCACCGGCACCCGCTTCGGCCTTGCTGTCGGCGCTGGTGCCAAAAGCGTCCTTTCTGATCCTGATACGCCTGTGGTTCGAGGCGATGCCCGATCTTGCATCCGGTGCCGCGCTGCTGGTGCTGGCAGCCCTTGGGGCGATTGCCGTGATCTGGGGCGGGGTTCTGGCGCTGGTGCAAAAGCGGTTGAAGCTGATCATCGCCTATTCGACCGTTGCGCAACTGGGATATCTGTTTTTCATTTTTCCACTGGCGGGCGGGGACGGGTCTGCGCAGCCATGGGCGGCAGGGGCATGGACGGGGGCGATGTTTCAGGCCCTTAGCCACGGGTTGGCCAAGGCCGCGATGTTCCTGACGGCAGGCATTTACATTGCCGCCATTGGCAGTGACCGGCTGGGGGATTTGCGCGGTCTGGCCCGCAGCCTGCCGATGACGGGTTTTGCCTTCGCGCTGGCTGCGATCACGTTGATGGGGCTGCCGCCTTCGGGCGGGTTTACTGCGAAATACCTGCTGATGACTTCGGCCTTCGCGGCGGGGCAATGGCCATGGGCGCTGGTGCTGGCGGGCGGCGGTGTGCTGGCGGCGGCGTATTTGTATCGCCCCATCGCGGCCCTGTTCGCGCAGGGTGCCCGAACGCCTGCGCGCCCCATCCCGCGCGTATGGCAGGCCGTGCCGCTGGTGCTGGCCGCGCTGTCGATCCTGCTGGGGCTGTTGTCGGCCATCCCGTTTGATTTGTTGCAGATCGGGCGACCGGCCCCCGCGCAGGAGGGGTTATGA
- a CDS encoding NADH-quinone oxidoreductase subunit K: protein MSLTVFALTGAALVGLGVYGLLALPHLLRRIMCFNLIGSGLFLFFGAAGARGVAVDAIPQALIITGIVVALSASALAVGLVVALARRTGHAALPDEDRTP, encoded by the coding sequence ATGAGTCTGACAGTCTTTGCCCTGACAGGTGCGGCGCTGGTGGGTCTTGGTGTCTATGGATTGCTGGCATTGCCGCATTTGCTGCGCCGGATCATGTGCTTCAACCTGATAGGGTCTGGCCTGTTTTTGTTTTTTGGCGCGGCCGGTGCGCGCGGTGTGGCGGTTGATGCAATCCCGCAGGCGCTGATCATTACCGGCATTGTCGTGGCGCTGTCGGCCAGTGCGCTGGCCGTCGGGCTGGTGGTGGCACTGGCGCGACGCACAGGCCACGCCGCCCTGCCTGACGAAGACCGCACGCCATGA
- a CDS encoding monovalent cation/H(+) antiporter subunit G → MMADVATYVLTALGLVFFVAGTVGLLRFPDTFSRLHALTKADNLGLGFIALGVAFQADTWAQLAMLALIWALALLAAGTVAQLVARAALAQVQEGE, encoded by the coding sequence ATGATGGCAGATGTTGCAACCTATGTCCTGACCGCGCTGGGGCTGGTGTTTTTTGTCGCCGGAACCGTTGGCCTGCTGCGCTTTCCAGACACATTCAGCCGCCTGCACGCGCTGACCAAGGCCGACAATCTGGGTCTGGGGTTCATCGCGCTGGGGGTTGCGTTTCAGGCCGACACATGGGCGCAACTGGCCATGCTGGCGCTGATATGGGCGCTGGCGTTGCTGGCTGCGGGCACTGTGGCGCAACTGGTGGCACGCGCCGCCCTTGCCCAAGTGCAGGAGGGTGAATGA